The DNA segment TCGTCCTTCTCCTCGACCGCCATCTGCTCTGCGAGATCCGCGTGCCTGTTCGCGAAGATGATGGTCGCGTCGCAGGCTATGTCCATTGCCTGCAGTTCCTCGGCCTTCTCAGTTGCATGAGGGTCGTTTAGCCAGTCCAGCCTCGCCCTTGCGGATGCGATTTTATTCTTCATGTCCAGAAGGCCGGTCGTATAGATCGTGCCGTCCAGGGCCGTGTGTCCCGGCGCCCTCTGCTCCATGAACTCTGTGAAGCATCCGGCCTCGTAGAGGTCGAGCCACTCCTTCGGCAGGTTAGAGAAGACCCGGTCGCGGATGGTTCGCCCCTGCCAGTAGGGGACTACCTTCTTCGTGTATTCGCGAATGTCGTCCTTCGCCACCCGGTAGCTGGTCATCGGCCTTGTGTCCAGTATCTCCAGGTCGCGCTCCGTGTGACAGTTCAGCTCCGGGAAGGTGGAGACCGCCTTCGGCGCCGGGCCCCGCTCGCCTACGATAAGCTCGTCCGTGCCTATGTAGATGGTCTTCTTCTCGCACAGGTTCTTGAAGTTGAGCGCCCTCATCACGGGGGTCGGATACTTGCCTTCGTTCTCCCTGTAGAACTCGGTCGTCAGAAGAGCCCGTTCAATGGAGATGCTAGGCGATGTCTCGAAGCTCTCCTTCCTCAACCGTGCCACTCTATCGTTCATCTCTCTCATCCTCCCTTCGTCGCGTCGATTCCACGCTGCCTAAACATGGACAGGACCCTGTGGACCGATTCGTCGGACGGCGGCTTCACGTCGCCCATCCTGTACTCCATTCTCAAGTTCTTGTACTTGCCCGAAGCTATCGAGTGATACGGGAGGATGTTGACCCCCGAGAGGCTCTTCAGCTCGAGCACGCAGTCTATCATGGCCTCTATATCGCGATCCGAGTCGTTCACCCCTGGAACGAGTGGAATCCGGATGTTGATCTTCCCTCTTCCCCGGTCATTGAGTTTACCGTCGAGAAGCCGCAGATTCTCCAGTATCCTGTCGTTGTAGACGCCAGTATAGAGATTATGCCGCTCCCGGTCAATCATCTTCAGGTCGAAGAGGAAGATATCCGTCACCTCCGCGGCTGCCAGCAGGTCCTCCGACCGGCAGTGGCCGGAAGTGTCGACGGCCGTGTGAATCTCCTCCTCGTACAGCGCCTCCAGGCACCTGATCAGAAACTCCGCCTGCAAAAAGGGCTCCCCGCCCGAGAAGGTCACCCCGCCCCCCGACTCGTCATAGAAGGGGATGTCCCTCCTCGACATGAGCAGGATCTCTTCCACCGTCACCTCGGTCCCGACGAACTCGATCGCCTTAGTCGGACATACCTGCTCGCACCTTCTGCTGTCCACGCACTTCGTGGTGTCGAGGACTATGCCATCCGGCCCGAAGCTGCGGGCGCCCTGCTCGCACTCCCTGACGCACCTGCCGCATCCGATGCACCTGTTCGGGTGGTAGGAGGACGCGGGGAGCGGGGAGATACCCTCGGGGTTGTGACACCACCAGCAGGAGAGGGGACACCCCTTGAAGAAGAAGGTCGTCCTTATCCCCGGTCCATCGTGGATCGAGTAGCGCTTTACGTCGAATATGCACCCTGTCGGGTCGCCTCCAAAGTTCATCTGCCTCTATCCGCCGCTTATCATGTGCAACGCCTGTACCTCCGCGCCGTCGTGAACCGGGGCGACGGAGAACTGCTCCCTTCGGAACGGCACCCCGTCAACCCACACGGCTATCATGCGAAAGGAATATCCGCAGTCGTCCAGAACGTCCTGTATGGTCATGCCGCTGCGCCACTCCATCTCTCTGCCGTTGACCTTTATCATACTGATCTCTCGTTCGCGGCGACCTTTGCTCTACTGATAGGGACGCACCACTTCCAGCACCTCGGGGAAGTCCATTCCAAGGCGCTCCAATGTCTCCACGGTCGGCACCCCGTTGGAGTTCCAACCGCGGCGCTTGTAGACCGCGTCCACCAGCTTCTCCCACTCGCCCCTCCTGAACTCCAGGAGTTTCGAGATCTTCTCCTCCACCGGGAGCCCTTCCGGGGCGATTCCTGCCTCGCGCAGCCTCCCGTCGAAGTAGTCGGGCCTGGCGTTCCACTCGTCCTCGAAGACCGGCCCGAGGGCCCGGTCGGGTATGTTGTGGTTCGCCCTTGTTCCCTTGCCCATGCGCAGGTTGAAGACTCGCTCGTAGTTGTAGACCCTCTCCGACTGGAGGATCATCTCGTCCCTGGTCAGCGGCTTGCCGGTGACGGCGGTGTAGACATCAAGATAGTTCTGGACGTGCTCCGGCACCTTGGCCGCCTCTATGCCCTTGTAGCGGATCTTGTTGTCGGGCGGCTCGACGTCGTTCCACGGCAGCTTGCAGACACCGGTCAGGGAGAACCACAGACGGAAGTTCGGGAAGTAGAAAAGGGCCTCGGCCTTGTCCTCGAAGGTGGGCAGCTGATTGTTCACCATGTCCATGAATATGACCCAAGCCTCGTCGTGCTGCGGCCCCTTGAGGGTGAGGAAGTAGCCGCCCCACTGGGCGACCGACTCCTGGCACCTGTACTGCGAGACCTCCAGCCCCTGCCCCTCCATTCCGATCCTCTCCATGACCGCGCGGTCCGCGCCGTACCTATCGGAGAATATCTGCTTCATCTTCCTGATGCCCTTGCCTACCGCCGCGGCGAACTCGTCCTTTCCGTCCACCATTCGGTGGATGAGCTCCATCAGTTCCGCCTTGGCGCCGAAGTTCAGCTCGAGGCCGTTGGTGTGCTCCTTGTTTATCAGGCCGAGCTCGTAGCACTCGCAGACGAAGGCAAGCCCCGTCCCGAGCGATATAGTGTCAATTGCGTAGTGATCTGCGTAGTAGTTGGACTCTATCGTCCAGAACGGGTCGAAGATGCCGACATTGGCCCCCAGGCTGGCGGCAGTCTCGTACTCGGGCCCGTCCACTGTGACCTTCTTGCCCTTGTCCGGGCCGGTCGTGAGCTCGAAGCCGTCGACCGCCTTCGCGCAGGCCATGGAGCAACCGTACCAGCAGCCGTCCGCATAGCCCTGGGTGAAGAGCTTCATGTACGCGTCCGGGTCGATATTGTGGATGTCCTTGTTGCGGCCGAACTTGAAGTTGTTCACCGGCAGCAGGTCGTAATCATTCATGACCAGGTTCAGGTGGGCGGTGCCGACCTTCCTCATCAGGCACTGAACGTCGTCGTTCTGCCTGATCTCGCGGTGCAGCTTGACCCCGGTCCTCTGAAGCGTCGCCAGATCCGCCGGGTCGTTCTCCGTACCGGAGAAGCCGCGCTTTTTCACCACCAGGGCCAGGATCTTCTTGTCCCGCAGGACGGTGCCGCCGCCGCCGCGTCCCGCCTGTTTCAGGCGAGGCAGGGCCCTCCTGGGGTCGTAGAAACTGACGTTGAGGGCGCCCCAATAGCTGTGCTCGGCGGCCTCGCCGGCGGATACCACGGAGACGCTCCTCTTGTCGTCCTCGTCGTCGGCGAAGTAGTCGTGCAGGGCATCGGTCACGTAGTAGGAGTTGCGGTTCTCCGGCGACCATTCGTAGATCCGAGCTACTCCCTCATCGCCATCGATATAGATGACGACGTCCCGTTCGGCCTTTCCAGAGACGGAGATGGCGTCGAACCCTGACGCCTTGAGCAGGGGGCCGTAATAGCCTCCGGCGTTGCTGTTGTAGGTCTGATCCGTCAACGGCGACAGGAAGACCGCGTAGAACTTGCCCATGCCGGGATACTGGGTCGTGCCCGACAGGGGGCCGCCGGAGATTACTATCGCGTTCTCCGGGGCGTCCCACTTGCTATCCGGGGTCACCTTGTCCCACAGGAGGCGCAGGCCGAAGCCCCTTCCGCCTGTGAACTTCTCGACCATTTCCTCGGATATGGGGCCGGTCTCGAACGAGAACGAGCCGTCCTTCCTGCCGAGGTCGACCGAGACAAACCGACGGGTGTAACCTCTTTTTATCTTCTCAGGGGTGTACTT comes from the Synergistaceae bacterium genome and includes:
- a CDS encoding aldehyde:ferredoxin oxidoreductase, translated to MEQMKLLKEWKYTPEKIKRGYTRRFVSVDLGRKDGSFSFETGPISEEMVEKFTGGRGFGLRLLWDKVTPDSKWDAPENAIVISGGPLSGTTQYPGMGKFYAVFLSPLTDQTYNSNAGGYYGPLLKASGFDAISVSGKAERDVVIYIDGDEGVARIYEWSPENRNSYYVTDALHDYFADDEDDKRSVSVVSAGEAAEHSYWGALNVSFYDPRRALPRLKQAGRGGGGTVLRDKKILALVVKKRGFSGTENDPADLATLQRTGVKLHREIRQNDDVQCLMRKVGTAHLNLVMNDYDLLPVNNFKFGRNKDIHNIDPDAYMKLFTQGYADGCWYGCSMACAKAVDGFELTTGPDKGKKVTVDGPEYETAASLGANVGIFDPFWTIESNYYADHYAIDTISLGTGLAFVCECYELGLINKEHTNGLELNFGAKAELMELIHRMVDGKDEFAAAVGKGIRKMKQIFSDRYGADRAVMERIGMEGQGLEVSQYRCQESVAQWGGYFLTLKGPQHDEAWVIFMDMVNNQLPTFEDKAEALFYFPNFRLWFSLTGVCKLPWNDVEPPDNKIRYKGIEAAKVPEHVQNYLDVYTAVTGKPLTRDEMILQSERVYNYERVFNLRMGKGTRANHNIPDRALGPVFEDEWNARPDYFDGRLREAGIAPEGLPVEEKISKLLEFRRGEWEKLVDAVYKRRGWNSNGVPTVETLERLGMDFPEVLEVVRPYQ
- a CDS encoding glycyl-radical enzyme activating protein is translated as MNFGGDPTGCIFDVKRYSIHDGPGIRTTFFFKGCPLSCWWCHNPEGISPLPASSYHPNRCIGCGRCVRECEQGARSFGPDGIVLDTTKCVDSRRCEQVCPTKAIEFVGTEVTVEEILLMSRRDIPFYDESGGGVTFSGGEPFLQAEFLIRCLEALYEEEIHTAVDTSGHCRSEDLLAAAEVTDIFLFDLKMIDRERHNLYTGVYNDRILENLRLLDGKLNDRGRGKINIRIPLVPGVNDSDRDIEAMIDCVLELKSLSGVNILPYHSIASGKYKNLRMEYRMGDVKPPSDESVHRVLSMFRQRGIDATKGG
- the thiS gene encoding sulfur carrier protein ThiS, encoding MIKVNGREMEWRSGMTIQDVLDDCGYSFRMIAVWVDGVPFRREQFSVAPVHDGAEVQALHMISGG